The Euleptes europaea isolate rEulEur1 chromosome 19, rEulEur1.hap1, whole genome shotgun sequence genome includes a window with the following:
- the PEX12 gene encoding peroxisome assembly protein 12, which produces MAEHGAHLTTASAFEDRPSIFEVVAQDSLMSAVRPALQHVAKVLAESNPGRYGFLWHWFDELYTLLDLSLQQHYLSSCSASFSENFYGLKRVPLRGSRRPHRRLATAGLLPKQHWKSLCLLVLVPYLKTKLEKLVSRLREEDDYSIHPPSSAWKRFYRAFLAAYPFVHLAWEGWFLAQQLCYILGKAQQHSPLLRLSGVHLVRLTVEDLQALEKRLLAAGTAQLPTYSVKDKVKLAVKKALGGLAFSLSTGLSVGVFFLQFLEWWYSSENQENIKSLTALPAPPPPLHLERDAASPLLPKLKTICPLCRKIRANDTALSTSGFVFCYRCAYSYVKSHQQCPVTGYATELQHLVKLYTPEN; this is translated from the exons ATGGCCGAGCATGGGGCTCACCTCACCACTGCTTCGGCCTTTGAAGACAGGCCATCCATCTTTGAGGTGGTGGCCCAAGACAGCTTGATGTCTGCCGTGAGACCTGCGCTTCAACATGTGGCTAAG GTGTTGGCAGAATCCAACCCGGGCCGTTACGGCTTCCTCTGGCACTGGTTCGACGAACTCTACACCCTCCTGGACCTGTCGCTCCAGCAGCACTACCTGTCCAGCTGCAGTGCCTCCTTCTCTGAAAACTTCTACGGCTTAAAGAGAGTCCCGCTACGAGGCAGCAGGAGGCCGCACCGGCGGCTGGCCACCGCCGGGCTGCTGCCGAAGCAGCACTGGAAGTCCCTCTGCTTGCTGGTCCTTGTCCCTTACCTGAAAACCAAGCTGGAGAAGCTGGTCTCCCGGCTGCGGGAAGAGGACGACTACTCCATCCACCCCCCATCCTCGGCCTGGAAGCGCTTCTACAGGGCCTTCCTCGCTGCCTACCCGTTTGTCCACCTGGCGTGGGAGGGTTGGTTTCTGGCCCAGCAGCTGTGCTACATCCTGGGGAAGGCTCAGCAACACTCACCCCTGCTGAGGCTTTCCGGGGTACACTTGGTCAGGCTGACAGTGGAAGATCTGCAGGCCCTGGAGAAGAGACTTCTGGCTGCCGGCACAGCTCagctgccaacctacag CGTGAAAGACAAGGTGAAGTTGGCCGTGAAGAAGGCTTTGGGGGGCCTGGCCTTCTCCCTCTCCACCGGCCTCTCCGTTGGAGTCTTCTTCCTGCAGTTCCTGGAGTGGTGGTACTCGTCCGAAAACCAGGAGAACATCAAGTCGCTGACCGCCTTGCCTGCCCCGCCGCCACCCCTCCACCTGGAGCGTGACGCAGCTTCACCCCTCTTGCCAAAGCTCAAAACCATCTGCCCGCTCTGCCGCAAAATCCGAGCCAACGACACGGCCCTCTCCACGTCCGGCTTTGTGTTCTGTTACCGCTGCGCTTACAGCTACGTGAAGAGCCATCAACAGTGCCCCGTCACGGGCTATGCCACGGAACTTCAACACCTGGTCAAATTGTACACACCTGAAAACTGA